A segment of the Zingiber officinale cultivar Zhangliang chromosome 8B, Zo_v1.1, whole genome shotgun sequence genome:
ACATAGGAATGAATGTCAACCAAGATATAAAGATTTTAATGTCAGGTCTATTTATGAGGTTTTTGGCTTGCCCTGGTGGTGGCAATAGTCATCATTGATTTTGTTAATAATAGGTGACTAATTATATTGTTTCAATTTTGGGATGATAAGTATAATGCTGTAGTAAGCAAAGTTTCTTTAGTAATCGTATCTTCCCTGTCATGATGTCGACATAAATGAATCATTGTATTAGTTATTTTCGAACATCATGTGAAGTTTAAATAGTTTGaaggagccttggcgcaacggtaaagttgttaccatgcgaccaaaaggtcacggattcGAATCGTTtccagcctcttgcaaaaagcagggtaaggctgcgtacaatggattcttccccgggaccccgcatggcgggagcttcgtgcactggaCTGTCCTTTTTTATGTGAAGTTTAAATAGTTTGAGAATTATCTTGAGATTGCATAAGTAATAATCAACATTTTGCATTGTCATAGTGTCTGGGAATTACAGTTGACAGTGGGGAAATTGGACTGTCAAATGTTAACCTATGCCATGACATTTGATTTCCTACTATTGCTTGGCTTTTTGATTTGTATAGTTGTTGAGTCTCTCTTAAGGCTGCCCACTTTTCTTGGTGTTTCAGTAAGTATGAAACAAAAAAGTTCCAAGAATTCCATTGTGGATTCTCGTTTTATTTAACCAGATAACAGATTTATTCATCTAATAGTGATTCACATCAGTTCTGTGTAGGTGTGGTAACTGATGGGGACTTACTTTCAATGCTGCATATAtaatgacattttttttttttgtgaaacagTTTCTGATGTTGCTGGAGAAGTTGTAGAAGTAGGTTCTGAGGTCAATTCCTTTAAGAAGGGGGACAAAGTTGTTGGTCTGCTAAGCTTTCCAGTAAGTGCTTGTTGTTCTTTGTTTGATGTAGAATTTTATTTGAGCAAAATAATTGTTGCTAAGGCTTATGACTTTTTAGTAAATCAAAAGAATCCAAATTCTCCAAGTGAAGCTCTTTCAAATAATAAGAAATCTTGAGTTCCAATTATTTAGATTGACTATGAATCTTATGTCATTATTGAATTTAATGTCAGGATATGTTGATAGTAATATTATTCATATCTTTGAAATTCCTCTTAATTTTGTTGAATATAGTTTTTTTGGTCCCTCTTCATTTTTCACTCCTTCGACTCTAATCAAATTAGCTTTCCTATTTACATAAACTCTTGGTCATCTTGGAACTTATCTATATCATCTTAATCTTTTTCCCTCTCATTTAATGAAAATTGTACTCTATCTTGAGGAATCATTACTGGTATTGATGGATATAAAATGTAGATATCAATTGTATTTGATTGGTAGAATAGGTAAAATTGTAATCCTAGAAGAAGTTCAAAGAACAAGAATAAGATAATTCTATTTaatttatgatatctaaaattaaaaactacTGACCTTTGATAATAATATGTATTATGCTTTATTAAGTAGcaaaaatgttttaaattatTGGGTCTGAgaggaagaggtaaaggaaacCACCAATTCCTATCCATTCCATAAGAAAGGTTACACAATCCTTCCTCCTTTCATGCATAGGGGAATAGGGATAGTGTGCGGATTCATTTGCTCCCTCTAACTTATCCTCTCTAAAATGATCAAACCAAACCAATTTCTCCTTTGGTGTAAGCATTTGACAAAATGGAGGCTAAATGACTATGGTCCAAACAAAATCCCATTATGTTGAACCTTTAACCGCAATTTAACACCCAAATAATGCTCAAGAGAATGCAAAAATTATAATAATCCAATGCAAGCAATTTAATTTTTTGCAAGAAGAAAACTTAAATAAGTAGTGATGGGCAATTCTTGGAAAACACTCACAATAGCTATAGACCAACAATTTTACCCGTTCATGTCCTTTTATTACATTGATATAATTcaatattattttcttatttaaaactcaattttgtaCCAGTAAGTTCCATGATATAGTaatataaaaactcaattttgtaCAGGTTCTCGTCAAAATAGCTTTCATTGTTTACTCCAATTTATCTTTTTGAATGTGGAACCTTTTTGACATCACAACAAAAAAATTCCAGAAGGTGGCAGGGCAGTGGGCAGTATGTGTTTGAAGTAGAAAACATGCAGATAGATGCATTAGAATGAATGTTTGATCAGTCCATACTTCATAAACAATGATATAGCAATTAACCCCATGGAAATAATTATTTCCGTTCATAGCTGTGGAAATAATTGATTTTTGGTGCATACCTGTAGCTGTGGGCACATATTGTTGCATAAGATGGTGATTGAATCCATGAGACTGAAACTGCCTCTGAAAGTAGTGATTATACTTTACTCAAGGATTTTTTGTTGCAAACCCCATGATAACGCATAGGCTATATAAGGTGGCAATGAAATCAAAGTTAAAGATACAACTTACCTGACTGACCAGCCAAGATGGAATCTTCTGTCAAATGACCTTCTTCCAACCCCCAGCATTACACCTAGAAATAGCTGACTGAAAACAGAAAAGCTACTGAGCTACTGGTCTTAACACTGACAGAGGATAAAAACAAATGTTAGAAGAAGATAGAAATGACAGAATCATAACTGACTCCATTGGAACAAGGTGTACCACCTGTTGCTCTGGCAGTGATTCTTTTTGTCCAAGCTCTGAATAAATCTTTGcttcaaattttgatttagacCAGTACCTGTGATCAGAATAAGATTCTCCTCTTCACTACCTTCGGCATACCCTTTTACCCTATATCAACTAACTGAATCATTTCTATAATCACCTTCTGCTTAGAATGTGCCTTCCCTGGTACTCTTGATGTCCAACTCTCTATCAATTGACATTTCTGGATGCATCTTGGTCCACCTGCTTACCCTCAAATAAACATTGGTTTCTTTCAATCCAAATTATCCATATTGAGACTTAACACAGAATGTTCATCCTCCTGCTCCCCTTACATTTCTGCATAGGACTCCCTATCAGAGATGATCATTCAAAAACTGTTCAAGGCACACTTCTTCTCCCATTCGCAATTACACTGATGATGATCAAGGTTACAATACATCGTTAGTGTTGCAAAATTACACATCCACATTGTTAAATTATGAAAATACTCTCTTGCTCCTAGATCTATATCTGTATAATCGACAAAGCTTCTTAACCTTCTTTGCTAGACCAAGCTTCATGTTTGGTGTTGGGTTTGAGGGATAGGATATGTCAATATCACTTTTTCCTCTCCAATCTGTCATGCATGTTTTATCCTTCTATTGactttgatttttcttattaTAGAATGGTGGCGGGCTTGCCGATTTTGCTGTAACAACAGTGGCTGCAATGGCCATTAGGCCGCCTGAGGTTTCACTATCTGAAGCTGCAGGCCTACCAACGGCAGGCCTGACTGCTCTCCAGTCACTGAAGGCTATTGGGATTAAATTTGATACTCCCAACAAGTCATCCAATATTCTGATAACAGCTGCCTCTGGTGGTGTGGGGCACTATGCTGTCCAGCTTGCCAAGTATGCAGGACTCCATGTTACAGCAACATGCGGCGCTCGCAATATAGAACTGGTAAAGAGTCTCGGAGCAGATGAGGTGGTGGACTACAAGACTCCAGAGGGTGCGAAACTGAAGAGCCCATCAGACAAGAAGTACGACGGAGTCATCCATTGCGCCACCAATATTCCCTGGTCCACTTTTGGGCCCAACTTGAGCAGCAGTGG
Coding sequences within it:
- the LOC122016718 gene encoding chloroplast envelope quinone oxidoreductase homolog is translated as MAAEKPSTMKAVQYDSYGGGAAGLKHVEVPIPSPKKNEALLKLEAAAINPVDWKIQKGMLRPFLPPRFPFTPVSDVAGEVVEVGSEVNSFKKGDKVVGLLSFPNGGGLADFAVTTVAAMAIRPPEVSLSEAAGLPTAGLTALQSLKAIGIKFDTPNKSSNILITAASGGVGHYAVQLAKYAGLHVTATCGARNIELVKSLGADEVVDYKTPEGAKLKSPSDKKYDGVIHCATNIPWSTFGPNLSSSGKVIDITPNFTTIAASILKRITFSKKKLIPLMLVPKSGEMEFLVNLVKEGKLKTVIDSVYPLSKAEEAWAKSISGHATGKIIIEI